A genome region from Nocardiopsis exhalans includes the following:
- a CDS encoding HAD family hydrolase, with protein sequence MIRSVVFDVGETLIDDTREWARWADWLNVPLHTFSAVLGAVTAEGRNNAETFDYFRPGFDLAVERQRREDAGRGELIEEVDLYSDVRPGLQALRDAGLWVGIAGNQTARAGELLQQLNLPVETIATSGEWGVAKPDPGFFDRVITMAPGEPQEIVYVGDHRDNDVLPAREAGLRPALIRRGPWGHLWADQPQVRAHADWVIDSIKELPGLLTTKG encoded by the coding sequence ATGATTCGCTCAGTGGTGTTCGACGTCGGAGAGACCCTCATCGACGACACTCGGGAGTGGGCGCGATGGGCCGATTGGCTCAACGTCCCCCTGCACACCTTCTCCGCCGTGCTGGGGGCTGTTACGGCTGAGGGGCGCAACAACGCGGAGACCTTCGACTACTTCCGTCCGGGCTTCGACCTGGCCGTGGAGCGCCAACGACGTGAGGACGCGGGCCGCGGAGAGCTCATCGAGGAAGTGGACCTGTACTCCGACGTTCGGCCCGGGCTACAGGCCCTGCGGGACGCCGGACTCTGGGTGGGGATCGCCGGAAACCAGACCGCCCGTGCCGGAGAGCTCCTCCAACAGTTGAACCTTCCGGTCGAGACCATCGCCACGTCCGGGGAGTGGGGGGTGGCCAAACCCGACCCCGGTTTCTTCGACCGCGTCATCACCATGGCGCCCGGGGAGCCGCAGGAGATCGTGTACGTGGGCGACCACCGTGACAACGACGTTCTTCCCGCCCGCGAAGCGGGCTTGCGGCCGGCGCTGATCCGTCGCGGCCCGTGGGGTCACCTGTGGGCGGATCAACCCCAGGTGCGCGCTCACGCGGACTGGGTCATCGACTCCATCAAGGAACTGCCAGGCCTGCTCACCACAAAGGGCTGA
- a CDS encoding ISL3 family transposase yields MACDVKELLKIVFSGLLPLIIEAIDDGPTIGLRTRTPDQPSPCPVCGTPSVKVHAYHQRTLTDTPVDGKNVHVTVRIRRLVCSTRGCPRQTFREQLPGVLVRYQRRTPRLATQIGAVARELAGRAGARLLKALAAPVSKNTALRTLMRLPLPRHPVPRVLGVDDFALRKGRRYATVLTDTTTNARIEVLPDRTADTLETWLRDRPGIEVVVRDGFAAYAEAVRRALPDAVQVADRWHLWHNLSEAVRKDVASHSTCWAKAGPPLQKLDRQESTLERWHHIHDLLDQGVGLMECARRLNLSLNTIKRYARIGEPDRLRQAPQYRAGLVDPYRDYLRKRKEENPAVPVQRLFGEISRLGYEGSLNLLYKYINQGRLDSDREAISPKAFSALLLAHPNRLTPEESQTLAELTGACPEMARLGDHISGFAQLLAPAPGNAEALTGWIAGVGEDDLPHLHAFTRGLDQDRAAVDAALTLPFHNGGTEGVNTRSKLLKRQMYGRAGFPLLRHRILLQ; encoded by the coding sequence GTGGCGTGTGACGTTAAAGAACTCCTGAAGATCGTCTTCTCCGGCCTGCTGCCCCTGATCATCGAGGCCATCGACGACGGACCCACCATCGGGCTGCGGACCCGCACCCCCGACCAGCCGTCTCCTTGCCCGGTCTGCGGCACCCCCTCCGTCAAGGTGCACGCCTACCACCAGCGCACCCTCACCGACACCCCCGTCGACGGCAAGAACGTGCACGTCACGGTGCGCATACGACGTTTGGTGTGCTCAACCCGCGGTTGCCCCCGCCAAACGTTTCGGGAACAGCTCCCCGGCGTCCTGGTCCGCTACCAGCGGCGCACGCCCCGTCTGGCCACCCAGATCGGCGCGGTAGCGCGGGAGCTGGCAGGCCGGGCCGGCGCCCGGCTGCTCAAGGCCCTGGCCGCACCGGTCTCGAAGAACACCGCGCTACGGACCCTGATGCGCCTGCCCCTTCCCAGGCATCCGGTGCCCCGTGTACTGGGGGTGGACGACTTCGCGCTACGCAAAGGCCGCCGGTATGCCACCGTGCTCACTGACACGACCACCAACGCCCGTATCGAGGTCCTGCCCGACCGCACCGCCGACACCTTGGAAACTTGGCTGCGCGACCGTCCTGGGATCGAGGTCGTGGTGCGCGACGGGTTCGCCGCCTACGCCGAGGCCGTCCGCCGAGCATTGCCCGACGCTGTGCAGGTCGCCGACCGCTGGCACCTGTGGCACAACCTGTCCGAGGCGGTGCGCAAAGACGTCGCCTCCCACAGCACCTGCTGGGCCAAGGCCGGACCTCCCCTCCAGAAGCTGGACCGTCAGGAGTCCACCCTCGAGCGCTGGCACCACATCCACGACCTGCTCGACCAGGGCGTGGGGCTGATGGAGTGCGCCCGCCGACTCAACCTGTCCTTGAACACCATCAAGCGCTACGCCCGCATCGGCGAGCCCGACCGGCTGCGCCAAGCCCCGCAGTACCGCGCTGGCCTGGTCGACCCCTACCGCGACTACCTACGCAAACGAAAGGAGGAGAACCCGGCCGTGCCCGTGCAACGGCTCTTCGGCGAGATCAGCCGACTCGGCTATGAGGGCAGCCTCAACCTGCTCTACAAGTACATCAACCAGGGTCGACTCGACAGCGACCGGGAAGCGATCTCACCCAAGGCCTTCAGCGCGCTGCTCCTGGCCCACCCCAACCGGCTCACACCCGAGGAGAGCCAGACTCTCGCCGAGCTGACCGGGGCCTGCCCGGAGATGGCCCGGCTTGGCGACCACATCAGCGGCTTCGCCCAGCTCCTGGCACCTGCCCCGGGCAACGCCGAGGCCCTGACCGGGTGGATTGCCGGAGTTGGTGAGGACGATCTGCCGCACCTTCACGCCTTCACCCGCGGCCTGGACCAGGACCGGGCCGCGGTCGACGCGGCCCTGACCCTGCCCTTCCACAACGGAGGCACGGAGGGTGTGAACACCAGGTCGAAGCTGCTCAAACGCCAGATGTACGGGCGAGCCGGGTTCCCGTTGCTCCGCCACCGCATCCTCCTGCAGTGA
- a CDS encoding helix-turn-helix domain-containing protein produces MSTLVPAPLLVRPSAAVVMHTMIEINPAVPSSYEPDLPEVFCQALRVCRGLGRAVTVAELAARAGHSPAVTGVVVAELADLDLVRVVRAPAWAQRLRAWATSSCPGLVPVAVSVIKTLIVSTVGEHTQHALADLGGAEPWRLSGPPVIEVAATRIAPDLELLALGISGLGGASPVWGDVCREAFGAVLITGPASEELDAARESLLALHAFGVPVVVLIHQDGTGEVDTDVVRACLGLSARTPVVVGDVHERGVCEALMDLCSARMNGEQR; encoded by the coding sequence GTGAGCACCCTGGTCCCGGCCCCGCTGCTGGTGCGCCCTTCAGCGGCGGTGGTCATGCACACGATGATCGAGATCAACCCGGCCGTCCCCTCCTCCTACGAACCGGACCTGCCCGAGGTGTTCTGCCAGGCCCTGCGGGTGTGCCGGGGCCTGGGGCGGGCGGTGACCGTCGCGGAGCTGGCTGCCCGCGCCGGCCATTCCCCGGCCGTGACCGGTGTGGTGGTCGCCGAACTCGCCGACCTGGACTTGGTACGGGTGGTGCGCGCTCCCGCCTGGGCACAGCGGCTCCGCGCCTGGGCCACCAGTAGCTGCCCAGGCCTGGTTCCGGTAGCGGTGTCGGTGATCAAGACCCTCATCGTCAGCACCGTGGGCGAGCACACTCAGCACGCACTGGCCGATCTGGGCGGTGCCGAGCCGTGGCGGCTTTCGGGGCCGCCGGTGATCGAGGTCGCCGCCACCCGGATCGCTCCGGACCTGGAGTTGCTGGCCCTGGGTATCAGCGGCCTGGGCGGGGCGAGTCCGGTGTGGGGGGACGTGTGCCGCGAAGCCTTCGGCGCGGTACTCATTACCGGACCTGCCAGCGAGGAGCTGGACGCGGCTCGCGAGAGTCTGCTGGCTCTGCACGCCTTCGGGGTGCCGGTGGTGGTCCTGATCCACCAGGACGGGACCGGGGAGGTGGACACCGACGTGGTCCGCGCCTGCCTGGGCCTGTCCGCCCGTACCCCGGTGGTGGTCGGGGATGTTCATGAGCGCGGGGTGTGCGAGGCGCTGATGGACCTGTGCTCGGCCCGCATGAACGGGGAACAGCGATGA
- a CDS encoding S-4TM family putative pore-forming effector translates to MNLSTDPGGVHGIPPRAIHERQLDDDMLLLQRAASASHERGQLLEAGRVTAALALAASGVLFTLIGDGRTVVLIVGFFWFVVSAFLLKGYAGNTARQGALLQEMFDTALFYLPWRATVAGDPIPEPDVRRLARKLPRDGAKDKYIIEGWYDPTSDVHHPYDVFIAQEQNLAWDARLRRRYSHFIATVAILWTTIGLVVGLVIADATLLDTLLSFFVPSLAAYQIAYEIWSGQRRVADERDRLAKVVNNELHNGRPGPIPDDEWHRLRNVARNVQDGVLRTRLDPTRVPNWFYQRFRDDDEHDFGDTAEGHRVRLAQDTSPPT, encoded by the coding sequence ATGAACCTCTCTACCGACCCCGGCGGTGTCCACGGGATCCCGCCTCGTGCCATCCATGAGCGCCAGCTCGACGACGACATGCTGCTCCTGCAGCGTGCCGCATCAGCAAGCCACGAACGAGGCCAACTCCTCGAAGCCGGGCGCGTCACCGCCGCCCTCGCACTCGCAGCCTCTGGTGTCCTGTTCACACTGATCGGCGACGGCCGGACAGTCGTCTTGATCGTCGGGTTCTTCTGGTTTGTCGTCTCCGCGTTCCTGCTCAAGGGCTATGCCGGGAACACTGCCCGCCAGGGTGCCCTGCTCCAGGAGATGTTCGACACCGCTCTCTTCTACTTGCCGTGGCGCGCCACCGTGGCAGGCGACCCTATCCCCGAACCTGACGTCCGCCGTCTCGCGCGTAAGCTTCCCCGAGACGGAGCGAAAGACAAATACATCATCGAGGGCTGGTACGACCCCACTAGCGACGTTCACCATCCCTATGACGTATTCATCGCCCAGGAACAGAATCTTGCCTGGGATGCTCGTCTGCGCCGCCGCTACAGCCACTTCATCGCCACCGTCGCGATCCTGTGGACCACCATTGGCCTAGTTGTCGGTCTCGTGATCGCGGACGCCACGTTGCTCGATACCCTCCTCAGCTTCTTCGTCCCATCCCTGGCGGCCTACCAGATCGCATACGAGATCTGGTCCGGCCAACGCAGGGTAGCCGACGAACGCGACCGACTCGCGAAGGTCGTCAACAACGAGCTACACAACGGCCGCCCCGGTCCCATCCCCGACGACGAATGGCACCGCCTGCGAAACGTCGCACGGAACGTGCAGGATGGCGTACTCCGCACTCGCCTGGATCCCACCCGAGTACCTAACTGGTTCTACCAACGCTTCCGCGATGACGACGAACACGACTTCGGCGATACTGCAGAAGGCCACCGTGTCCGCCTCGCCCAAGACACATCTCCGCCTACTTAG
- a CDS encoding IS256 family transposase yields the protein MSDKTQVKADTGRSDEEFVQELKTKAEAEGIELVGENGLLARLTKTALENVLAAEMDTHLGYAKHERSTEPSGNARNGTRSKTLTTEAGPVELDVPRDRDGSFEPQIVRKRQRRLNGVNGIVLSLSARGLTHGEICAHLAEVYDANVSKQTISNITEAAMERMAEWQNRPLDQVYPVLFVDAINVKIRDGQVANRPIYVVLGVTAEGERDILGLWAGDGSEGAKYWAHVFTELKNRGVADVLMLVADGIKGMSEAVESVWPRTVVQTCIVHLLRNSFRYASRADWEKVAKALKPVYTAATEEAALERFSEFCEEWGDKYPAIVRLWENAWAEMVPFLAFDVEIRKIICTTNAIESINARIRRAVKARGHFPNEQAALKCVYMALMALDPKGTGRAKWSARWKKALNAFDLTFDGRLTATRR from the coding sequence ATGAGTGACAAGACGCAGGTCAAGGCCGATACTGGCAGGTCGGACGAAGAGTTCGTCCAGGAACTGAAGACCAAGGCCGAGGCCGAGGGCATCGAGCTGGTCGGGGAGAACGGGCTGCTGGCCCGCCTGACCAAGACCGCCCTGGAGAACGTCCTGGCCGCCGAGATGGACACCCACCTGGGCTACGCCAAGCACGAACGCTCCACCGAGCCGAGCGGCAACGCCCGTAACGGCACCCGGTCCAAGACCCTGACCACCGAGGCCGGACCCGTCGAGCTCGACGTGCCCCGCGACCGCGACGGCTCCTTCGAGCCCCAGATCGTCCGCAAGCGCCAGAGGCGGTTGAACGGGGTCAACGGCATCGTGCTCTCACTGTCGGCCCGCGGGCTCACTCACGGCGAGATCTGCGCCCACCTGGCCGAGGTCTACGACGCCAACGTGTCCAAGCAGACCATCTCCAACATCACCGAGGCGGCCATGGAGCGCATGGCCGAGTGGCAGAACCGGCCCCTGGACCAGGTCTACCCGGTGCTGTTCGTGGACGCCATCAACGTCAAGATCCGCGATGGCCAGGTCGCCAACCGGCCCATCTACGTCGTGCTCGGTGTCACGGCCGAGGGTGAGCGCGACATCCTCGGTCTGTGGGCCGGCGACGGCAGCGAGGGCGCCAAGTACTGGGCGCACGTGTTCACCGAACTCAAGAACCGTGGTGTGGCCGACGTGCTCATGCTCGTGGCCGACGGGATCAAGGGCATGAGCGAGGCGGTGGAGTCGGTGTGGCCGCGCACGGTGGTGCAGACCTGCATCGTGCACCTTTTGCGCAACAGCTTCCGCTACGCCTCCCGAGCTGACTGGGAGAAGGTCGCCAAGGCGCTCAAGCCCGTCTACACCGCCGCCACCGAGGAGGCCGCTCTGGAGCGGTTCTCCGAGTTCTGCGAGGAGTGGGGGGACAAGTACCCGGCGATCGTGCGGTTGTGGGAGAACGCCTGGGCGGAGATGGTGCCGTTCCTGGCCTTTGATGTGGAGATCCGCAAGATCATCTGCACCACGAACGCGATCGAGTCGATCAACGCCCGGATCCGCCGCGCGGTCAAGGCTCGGGGGCACTTCCCCAACGAGCAGGCTGCGCTCAAGTGCGTCTACATGGCGTTGATGGCTCTGGACCCCAAGGGGACCGGGCGGGCCAAGTGGAGCGCGCGCTGGAAGAAGGCGCTGAACGCGTTCGATCTGACCTTTGATGGCCGGTTGACCGCGACACGCCGCTGA
- a CDS encoding class I SAM-dependent methyltransferase has protein sequence MPEHTPRTSTGSVPNPRLYSLRNLRRYRRVVVGLSHRLAWKVDNNHIRDLYAVHTAPTHLEVGPADGHFLLNAPPPAGPRGEPVSVALRQIHLLDLNDAPLDYCAPKLAQHGQVIPHRHDVLSAPWPLPDDSVGSVAMFHVLHCVPGPSLRYKTKAFSEAARVLSPNGTFFGSTLLGTEDPHTSNNWLARRLQSAYNAAGRNIFHNTGDRLVDLRSMLDLHFARVELNVMGSAGVWVAREPRR, from the coding sequence ATGCCCGAACACACCCCCCGCACCAGCACCGGTTCGGTGCCCAACCCCCGCCTGTACAGCCTGCGCAACCTGCGCCGCTACCGCCGAGTAGTGGTCGGGCTGTCCCACCGCCTCGCGTGGAAGGTCGACAACAACCACATCCGCGACCTGTACGCGGTTCACACGGCCCCGACCCACCTGGAGGTGGGACCGGCGGACGGCCACTTCTTGCTGAACGCGCCCCCGCCCGCCGGGCCGCGAGGAGAGCCGGTGTCGGTGGCGTTGCGGCAGATCCACCTGTTGGACCTCAATGACGCCCCGCTGGATTACTGCGCACCCAAGCTCGCCCAGCACGGCCAGGTGATCCCTCACCGGCACGACGTTCTGTCCGCGCCGTGGCCGTTGCCGGACGACTCGGTGGGGTCGGTCGCGATGTTCCACGTCCTGCACTGCGTCCCCGGCCCCTCGCTGCGGTACAAGACCAAGGCATTCTCCGAAGCCGCACGCGTGCTCAGCCCGAACGGGACGTTCTTCGGCTCCACCCTCCTGGGGACCGAAGACCCACACACCAGCAACAACTGGCTCGCCCGGCGACTTCAGTCCGCATACAACGCTGCGGGCAGGAACATCTTCCACAACACCGGAGACCGCCTGGTCGACCTGCGGTCCATGCTGGACCTGCATTTCGCCCGTGTGGAACTGAACGTCATGGGCTCGGCTGGGGTGTGGGTCGCCAGGGAGCCGCGCCGATGA
- a CDS encoding roadblock/LC7 domain-containing protein, giving the protein MSITTPAPPRLMNTASPDPEHHDQLQDLLDGLLRDTAASYGVVFGTHGLHLLRSGGLDQVGAESVTAVMTNVLLLSRGVGKLTDKGEAETIVVRYSSGALVLAPVGGSFGLGLLTDDVEKLGQIAYAIARFTTRAAHLLPADILGSVKVGALSPFRW; this is encoded by the coding sequence ATGTCGATCACAACACCGGCGCCGCCGCGTCTGATGAACACCGCCTCGCCTGATCCTGAACACCACGACCAGCTCCAGGACCTGTTGGACGGGCTGCTCCGCGACACCGCCGCCTCCTACGGGGTGGTGTTCGGTACCCACGGGCTGCACCTGTTGCGGTCCGGGGGCCTGGACCAGGTCGGTGCAGAGAGCGTCACCGCAGTCATGACCAACGTGCTGCTGCTCTCCCGCGGGGTTGGCAAGCTCACCGACAAGGGTGAGGCGGAGACCATCGTGGTCCGCTACTCCTCCGGGGCTCTCGTCCTGGCCCCGGTCGGTGGCTCGTTCGGGCTGGGGCTGTTGACCGATGACGTGGAGAAGCTGGGGCAGATCGCTTACGCCATCGCCCGGTTCACCACTCGCGCCGCGCACCTGCTCCCCGCCGACATCCTCGGGAGTGTAAAGGTAGGGGCTCTGTCCCCATTCCGGTGGTGA
- the hisS gene encoding histidine--tRNA ligase — translation MAKSAAPSGTRDFLADDLRRRRAAFTTVSDIFERYGFDPLETPAFERLEVLTGKYGEEASQLLFKILRRGVHEASGKPDLALRYDHTVPLARVIGTHGAKLPNPYKRYAIGPVWRADRPQEGRFREFVQCDIDTVGSSSPLADAEVVLALAESLDALGVNRFRFLVNSREALRGLLEVYGVAEDNGDGVLATLDKLDKVGAGAVAKELVDERGLDVASAERLAEDVASDDQDLIRSKLATSERGQRGLAQIDSLLELTASLGDRAVFAPRMVRGLDYYTGAIYEVEAEGFPGSIAAGGRYDGLVASLGGPDMPACGGSIGIERILAMQDTGDAPAVGLDVAITVLGGQAELMKLASELRAQGLRVGTYLGSSGKLGKQLQWANAQNARFAVIFGSEEQESGEITVRDMISGDQSRVLLVQASDDLRERLGR, via the coding sequence ATGGCCAAGTCAGCAGCTCCCTCCGGAACGAGGGACTTCCTCGCCGACGACCTGCGCCGCCGTAGGGCGGCGTTCACCACCGTCAGCGACATCTTCGAGCGCTACGGGTTCGACCCGCTGGAGACTCCCGCGTTCGAGCGACTGGAGGTGCTGACCGGCAAGTACGGCGAAGAGGCCTCCCAGCTCCTGTTCAAGATCCTGCGCCGCGGGGTGCACGAGGCCTCCGGCAAGCCCGACCTGGCCCTGCGCTACGACCACACGGTTCCCCTGGCCCGGGTCATCGGCACCCACGGGGCGAAGCTGCCCAACCCCTACAAGCGCTACGCCATCGGCCCGGTGTGGCGGGCCGACCGCCCCCAGGAGGGCCGGTTCCGGGAGTTCGTGCAGTGCGACATCGACACGGTGGGTTCATCCTCCCCGCTGGCCGACGCCGAGGTCGTCCTGGCTCTGGCCGAGAGCCTGGACGCCTTGGGGGTGAACCGGTTCCGCTTCCTCGTCAACAGCCGTGAAGCGCTCCGCGGCCTGCTGGAGGTCTACGGCGTCGCCGAGGACAACGGGGACGGGGTCCTGGCCACGCTGGACAAGCTCGACAAGGTGGGCGCCGGCGCCGTGGCCAAGGAGCTGGTCGATGAGCGCGGCCTGGACGTGGCGAGCGCCGAGCGCCTGGCCGAGGACGTCGCCTCCGACGACCAGGACCTGATCCGGTCCAAGCTCGCCACCAGCGAGCGCGGCCAGCGCGGCCTCGCCCAGATCGACAGCCTGCTGGAGCTGACCGCCAGCCTCGGCGACCGGGCCGTGTTCGCCCCGCGCATGGTGCGCGGCCTGGACTACTACACGGGCGCGATCTATGAGGTCGAGGCCGAGGGCTTCCCCGGGTCGATCGCGGCGGGCGGGCGCTACGACGGCCTGGTCGCCTCGCTCGGCGGCCCGGACATGCCCGCCTGCGGCGGTTCCATCGGCATCGAGCGCATCCTGGCCATGCAGGACACCGGCGACGCTCCCGCCGTCGGGCTCGACGTGGCGATCACGGTACTGGGCGGCCAGGCCGAGCTGATGAAGCTGGCGAGCGAACTGCGCGCGCAGGGACTGCGGGTGGGCACCTATCTGGGGTCCTCCGGCAAGCTCGGCAAGCAGTTGCAGTGGGCGAACGCCCAGAACGCACGGTTCGCCGTCATCTTCGGTTCCGAAGAGCAGGAGTCCGGCGAGATCACCGTCCGCGACATGATCTCGGGCGACCAGAGCCGCGTCCTCTTGGTCCAGGCCAGCGACGATCTTCGGGAACGCCTCGGAAGGTGA
- a CDS encoding phosphotransferase, which yields MTSSTHLPADLTGQWHQAAERLGARAPAGVSLHSGVGGRTLSGPVTAAGGLPAWLRIMAAPQPEGKIWEGAVLADTLLGEAVPRPVMLGEHAWQEEQGAFQATLWTRLRGQVLSPTPDLSDAAPVDEQWWQELRACLEEVRAASVPPSREVMTQAYINRIPRFIPKLAREDLTVSRWEAAHGDLHWANLTRDPLEVIDWEGWGAAPVGYDAAVLLAYALPAPATAAKVREMFGDVLNTEHGRLAQLVICAEIIQASERDDVHARLKPYVERLAGEVLVPQ from the coding sequence GTGACCTCCTCGACCCACCTGCCCGCTGACCTGACCGGGCAATGGCACCAGGCGGCCGAACGCCTCGGAGCCCGCGCTCCTGCTGGCGTCTCGTTGCATTCCGGGGTGGGTGGGCGCACGCTGAGCGGCCCGGTGACCGCGGCCGGAGGGCTCCCAGCCTGGCTACGGATTATGGCCGCGCCTCAGCCGGAGGGAAAGATCTGGGAAGGCGCCGTACTCGCGGACACGCTGCTCGGGGAGGCGGTCCCGCGCCCGGTGATGCTCGGCGAGCACGCATGGCAAGAGGAGCAAGGCGCGTTCCAGGCGACTTTGTGGACGCGTCTTCGCGGGCAGGTTCTCTCACCGACGCCGGATCTGTCCGATGCGGCTCCGGTGGACGAGCAGTGGTGGCAGGAGTTGCGCGCCTGTTTGGAAGAGGTTCGCGCTGCCTCGGTGCCACCGAGCCGGGAGGTGATGACGCAGGCGTACATCAACCGGATCCCCCGGTTCATCCCCAAACTGGCCAGGGAGGACCTGACCGTGTCCCGCTGGGAAGCAGCACACGGAGACCTGCACTGGGCCAACCTGACCCGCGACCCGCTGGAAGTCATCGACTGGGAAGGGTGGGGAGCCGCCCCGGTCGGATACGACGCGGCCGTCCTGCTGGCCTACGCCCTGCCCGCCCCGGCCACCGCCGCGAAAGTGCGCGAGATGTTCGGTGACGTGCTGAACACCGAACACGGCCGCCTGGCCCAACTGGTGATCTGCGCCGAGATCATCCAAGCCTCCGAGCGCGACGACGTCCACGCCCGGCTGAAGCCCTACGTAGAGCGGCTCGCTGGCGAAGTACTCGTTCCGCAGTAG
- a CDS encoding phosphotransferase, with protein sequence MAVHDVPKPSFIQAVHWMNDGLVCRAEEMTLVSEPVVSTAYTLDKAPELTDQWWEELSTALERLASTDTDRVALVQEDIDRSIREAFGASIDTTVCHWVIGHGDLHWANLTAPRLFLLDWDSWGLMPRGMDAAKLWESAFRVPDFAEEITERLAADLACRDGKLSQLWVCANRVLGARHRKQETDQTAHARRAGKALLAEL encoded by the coding sequence ATGGCCGTGCATGACGTGCCCAAGCCGTCGTTCATCCAAGCGGTGCACTGGATGAACGACGGCCTCGTCTGCCGTGCCGAGGAGATGACGCTCGTTTCCGAACCCGTGGTCTCCACCGCCTACACCCTGGATAAGGCACCCGAGCTGACCGACCAGTGGTGGGAGGAGCTATCCACCGCTCTGGAGCGTCTGGCCAGTACGGACACCGATCGTGTCGCCCTCGTCCAGGAGGACATCGACCGCTCCATCCGCGAAGCGTTCGGGGCCTCGATCGACACGACCGTCTGCCACTGGGTTATCGGCCACGGGGATCTGCACTGGGCCAACCTGACAGCGCCCCGCCTGTTCCTGCTGGATTGGGACAGCTGGGGTCTGATGCCCCGAGGCATGGACGCGGCGAAGCTGTGGGAGTCGGCGTTCCGGGTCCCCGACTTCGCAGAGGAGATCACAGAGCGGCTGGCCGCCGACCTCGCTTGCCGTGACGGCAAGCTCAGCCAGCTGTGGGTCTGCGCGAACAGGGTCCTGGGAGCCAGGCACCGCAAGCAGGAAACGGACCAGACCGCGCACGCCCGCCGAGCGGGTAAGGCACTGCTGGCGGAGCTGTAG
- a CDS encoding helix-turn-helix domain-containing protein has product MVDAVRERDAQRVIRFLRRRVKNLSQEALARMCGVAQSTITRAEAGKGLSDRRKIHEALQGLGALDQHPSNDAHRVLSEPEPENLTSTGWSGDVDWDRGIALLESLVNRYDLPDDGRVRTLGQLQREVSGIIRCRLNSHYSCLMARLPELLPELSRALLSSQGQDRAHTARLLVQAYRAADAIADKFGLHHLSARTIQVLLWAADQTGDEVTRAAATYVRGETFFCSGEHEAGRRLLERAAENLVPSDARSWAAYGSLHMRAAVFAARNRQPRQAAPHLVQARLAAEHTREAVYTGTAFGSASVRVHQVTLALECEDPDQALHVAAGWTPPRELPAERASHYFIDVARAHHLLGRQEVALANLRSAWQKAPEHTRLNPHVRALSGLLLSSGPTQVQARDFVAQAGVSPLW; this is encoded by the coding sequence ATGGTGGACGCTGTCCGGGAGCGCGACGCTCAGCGGGTGATCCGTTTTCTGCGCCGACGGGTCAAGAACCTGTCCCAGGAAGCGCTGGCCAGGATGTGCGGGGTCGCCCAGAGCACCATCACCCGCGCCGAGGCAGGCAAGGGGCTCAGCGACCGACGCAAGATCCACGAGGCCCTCCAGGGGCTCGGAGCTCTGGACCAGCACCCGTCCAACGACGCACACCGAGTCCTCTCGGAACCCGAGCCCGAGAATCTGACTTCAACAGGCTGGAGCGGCGATGTCGACTGGGATCGCGGCATCGCGCTGCTGGAATCCCTCGTCAACCGGTACGACCTCCCCGACGACGGCCGGGTGCGCACTCTCGGTCAACTCCAGCGCGAGGTCAGCGGCATCATCCGTTGCCGCCTGAACTCGCACTACAGCTGTCTGATGGCACGCCTCCCCGAGCTTCTCCCTGAGCTGAGCCGTGCCCTGTTGAGCAGTCAGGGGCAGGACCGTGCCCACACGGCCCGACTGCTGGTCCAGGCGTACCGGGCCGCCGACGCGATCGCGGACAAGTTCGGCCTCCACCACCTTTCCGCCCGTACCATCCAGGTGCTCCTGTGGGCAGCCGACCAGACCGGAGACGAGGTGACGCGGGCCGCCGCCACCTACGTGCGCGGGGAAACCTTCTTCTGCTCCGGCGAGCACGAAGCAGGACGCCGTCTGCTCGAACGGGCAGCGGAGAATCTGGTGCCCTCGGACGCGCGCTCGTGGGCGGCCTACGGGTCCCTGCACATGCGTGCCGCCGTGTTCGCCGCGCGGAACCGCCAACCCCGGCAGGCCGCGCCCCACCTGGTACAAGCGCGCCTCGCCGCTGAGCACACCAGGGAGGCGGTCTACACCGGAACGGCCTTCGGCAGCGCTTCGGTGCGCGTCCACCAGGTCACCCTGGCGCTGGAGTGTGAGGACCCCGACCAGGCACTGCACGTGGCTGCGGGTTGGACTCCGCCCCGGGAACTTCCCGCTGAGCGCGCTTCGCACTACTTCATCGACGTGGCCCGCGCCCACCACCTCCTGGGGCGCCAGGAGGTGGCTCTGGCCAACCTCCGGTCCGCGTGGCAGAAGGCCCCGGAGCACACGCGGCTCAACCCTCACGTGCGGGCGCTGTCAGGTCTCCTCCTGTCGTCCGGGCCGACCCAGGTCCAAGCGCGGGATTTCGTCGCTCAGGCCGGGGTCAGCCCTTTGTGGTGA